In Rahnella variigena, one DNA window encodes the following:
- a CDS encoding FdhF/YdeP family oxidoreductase, whose translation MKFKTEIKPYHGAAGGWGALESTTRFVFDSKKVLSNLRNLMRVNKGRGFDCPGCAWGDDNHSTFSFCENGAKAVSWEATRKAVEPEFFAQHSVSKLREQSDYFLEYQGRLTHPMRYNRETDHYEPVSWDAAFALIASHLKGLENPDQADFYTSGRASNEASYLYQVFGRMFGTNNFPDCSNMCHEASGVGLKQSIGVGKGTIRLDDFEKADAIFVFGQNPGTNHPRMLHSLRHASDRGAKVVSFNTLRERGLERFADPQKPLEVVTPKAGRISAAYYQPNLGGDMAAVRGIVKALLQTHRERIASGQPSLFDEDFIAANSVGVDEYLAVVDATSWEKITEQSGLSEQDLREAASIYMNAERVICTWAMGITQHKHSVPTVREITNLQLLFGQLGKPGAGLCPVRGHSNVQGNRTMGIDEKAPKALLDAMESHFKFTPPRVPGHNTVEALEAMLRKEAKVLICLGGNLAAAAPDTPRTERALSNLELSVQISTKLNRSHLTPGKEALILPTLGRTELDMQATGSQFITVEDSFSMVHASEGVGIPLSKEQRSETAIVCGIANAVLGDKYLDWMALADDYNLIRDHIEATIPGFKDFNARCDIKGGFYLGNAAAELNFNTLSGKANFSASPLPDVLIPMGDQNAPFTLQTLRSHDQYNTTIYGLDDRYRGVYGQREVLFIHPQDLADLGLKDGELVEIETLWNDGIERKVTGFKLVSYDIPRGNLAAYYPETNPLVPISSFGDQTHTPTSKAVPVTIRRCEQKVDLQRIA comes from the coding sequence ATGAAATTCAAAACTGAGATCAAACCCTACCACGGCGCGGCCGGCGGCTGGGGTGCACTGGAATCAACCACCCGTTTCGTCTTCGACAGTAAAAAAGTTCTGTCTAATCTGCGTAACCTGATGCGTGTTAACAAAGGTCGCGGATTTGACTGTCCGGGCTGTGCCTGGGGCGATGATAACCACAGCACCTTCAGCTTCTGTGAAAACGGCGCGAAAGCCGTCAGCTGGGAAGCCACCCGTAAAGCCGTTGAGCCTGAATTCTTCGCCCAACACAGCGTGAGCAAGCTGCGCGAACAAAGCGATTATTTCCTGGAATACCAGGGGCGCCTGACTCACCCGATGCGCTATAACCGCGAAACTGATCATTATGAACCTGTCAGCTGGGACGCCGCATTTGCGCTGATCGCCAGTCATCTGAAAGGTCTGGAAAACCCGGATCAGGCAGATTTTTACACCTCCGGCCGCGCCAGTAACGAAGCCTCGTATCTGTATCAGGTCTTCGGCCGCATGTTCGGTACTAACAACTTCCCTGACTGCTCAAACATGTGTCACGAAGCCAGCGGTGTCGGCCTGAAACAAAGTATCGGCGTCGGTAAAGGCACTATCCGTCTGGATGACTTTGAAAAAGCCGATGCCATTTTCGTCTTTGGCCAGAATCCGGGCACCAACCATCCGCGTATGCTGCACAGCCTGCGTCATGCTTCTGACCGTGGCGCAAAAGTGGTGAGTTTTAACACCTTGCGTGAGCGTGGTCTGGAACGTTTTGCCGATCCGCAAAAACCGCTGGAAGTGGTCACACCTAAAGCCGGTCGCATCAGTGCGGCGTATTATCAGCCCAATCTTGGTGGCGATATGGCCGCCGTGCGCGGTATCGTCAAAGCGCTGTTGCAGACTCACCGTGAGCGTATCGCTTCCGGTCAGCCCTCCCTTTTCGATGAAGATTTTATTGCGGCTAACAGCGTTGGCGTGGATGAGTATCTGGCCGTCGTGGATGCCACCAGCTGGGAAAAAATCACCGAACAGTCCGGTCTGAGCGAACAGGATCTGCGTGAAGCAGCGTCTATTTATATGAACGCCGAACGCGTGATTTGTACCTGGGCGATGGGCATAACGCAGCATAAACACTCCGTTCCGACCGTGCGTGAAATCACTAACCTGCAACTGCTGTTTGGTCAGCTCGGTAAACCGGGTGCCGGTCTGTGTCCGGTTCGCGGCCACAGTAACGTGCAGGGCAACCGCACCATGGGCATCGATGAAAAAGCACCAAAAGCGTTGCTCGATGCCATGGAAAGCCACTTTAAATTCACGCCACCACGCGTGCCGGGCCACAACACCGTTGAAGCGCTGGAAGCGATGCTGCGTAAAGAAGCCAAAGTTCTGATCTGCCTCGGCGGTAATCTGGCAGCAGCGGCACCGGACACACCGCGCACCGAACGGGCGCTGAGTAATCTTGAGTTGTCAGTGCAAATCAGCACCAAACTCAACCGCTCTCACCTGACACCGGGCAAAGAAGCACTGATCCTGCCAACACTGGGGCGTACTGAGCTGGATATGCAAGCCACCGGTTCGCAGTTCATCACCGTTGAAGACTCCTTCAGCATGGTGCATGCGTCCGAAGGCGTCGGCATTCCGTTATCGAAAGAACAACGTTCCGAAACCGCGATTGTCTGCGGTATCGCCAATGCCGTTCTCGGTGATAAATACCTCGACTGGATGGCGCTGGCTGACGATTACAACCTGATCCGCGACCACATCGAAGCGACCATTCCGGGCTTTAAAGATTTCAATGCACGCTGCGATATCAAAGGCGGCTTCTATCTGGGCAATGCGGCAGCGGAACTGAATTTCAACACGCTCAGCGGCAAGGCGAATTTCAGCGCGTCCCCGTTGCCGGACGTGCTGATCCCGATGGGCGATCAAAATGCGCCGTTCACCCTGCAAACGTTGCGTTCGCACGACCAGTACAACACCACCATTTACGGCCTTGATGACCGTTACCGTGGCGTTTACGGCCAGCGCGAAGTGCTGTTCATCCATCCGCAGGATCTGGCTGATTTAGGCCTGAAAGACGGCGAACTGGTGGAAATAGAAACGCTGTGGAACGACGGTATCGAGCGTAAAGTTACCGGCTTCAAACTGGTCAGTTACGACATTCCGCGCGGTAATCTGGCGGCTTATTATCCGGAAACCAATCCGCTGGTGCCGATCTCCAGTTTTGGCGACCAGACCCACACCCCGACCTCCAAAGCTGTTCCGGTGACTATCCGTCGCTGCGAGCAAAAAGTCGACCTGCAACGTATCGCTTAA
- the cbl gene encoding HTH-type transcriptional regulator Cbl yields the protein MNFQQLKIIRESARCNYNLTEVSNMLFTSQSGVSRHIRELEDELGVEIFIRRGKRLLGLTEPGKELLAVAERILNEAQNIRRLADVFSKEDAGVLTIATTHTQARYSLPKVIKAFRAIYPGVRLELHQGSPQEVLAMLLSGQADVAIASEKLMNDPAVAAFPYYRWHHAIVVPQGHPLTLQHPVTLQHLSEQPLITYRQGITGRSRLDEAFSRAALTADIVLSAQDSDVIKTYVELGLGVGILADKAFEAARDTGLQLINAEHLFEANTVWLGLKKSQLQRNYVWRFIELCNPGLSVNEIKEKVFTTGGEPVIDYQI from the coding sequence GTGAACTTTCAACAACTCAAAATTATACGGGAATCAGCGCGATGCAATTACAACCTGACTGAAGTCTCGAACATGTTATTCACTTCACAGTCAGGGGTCAGCCGCCATATCCGCGAGCTGGAGGATGAGCTGGGCGTTGAGATATTTATCCGTCGTGGTAAGCGTTTGCTGGGGCTGACGGAGCCCGGTAAAGAGTTGCTGGCTGTTGCCGAAAGGATCCTCAACGAAGCCCAGAACATTCGCCGTCTGGCCGATGTTTTCTCGAAAGAGGACGCTGGCGTTCTGACTATTGCCACGACACATACCCAGGCGCGTTACAGCCTGCCAAAAGTCATCAAAGCGTTCCGCGCGATTTATCCCGGCGTTCGTCTGGAATTACATCAGGGCTCGCCACAGGAAGTCCTTGCGATGTTGCTGAGCGGACAGGCGGATGTGGCCATTGCCAGTGAAAAACTGATGAACGACCCGGCTGTGGCGGCGTTTCCCTATTACCGCTGGCACCACGCGATAGTGGTTCCGCAAGGGCATCCGCTGACGTTGCAGCACCCGGTGACATTGCAGCATCTCAGTGAACAGCCGTTAATCACTTATCGTCAGGGGATCACCGGCCGCTCGCGTCTCGATGAAGCGTTCAGCCGCGCCGCGCTCACCGCCGACATCGTGCTCAGCGCTCAGGATTCCGATGTGATTAAAACCTACGTCGAGTTAGGGCTGGGTGTGGGGATCCTGGCGGATAAAGCGTTCGAAGCTGCCCGTGATACTGGCCTTCAGCTGATTAACGCCGAGCATTTGTTCGAAGCGAACACCGTCTGGCTGGGGCTGAAAAAATCGCAATTGCAACGTAACTACGTCTGGCGGTTTATTGAATTGTGTAATCCGGGACTGTCGGTGAATGAGATTAAAGAGAAGGTGTTTACGACGGGGGGAGAACCGGTAATTGACTACCAGATCTGA
- a CDS encoding 2-hydroxyacid dehydrogenase: MTIALLSHVDLDAGYPDRFEAAGFTLYFATTPEQRASLDPQIAQQIRAVLTIGSIGLSAAEMDNLPNLEIICAQGVGYEHIDVVAAKQRGIYVTHGPGTNNSSVSDHTLALMLAITRKIPQFDAAVRGGEWKKARWNTPGMAGKRLGIIGMGNIGSLIARRAAGGFDMEIAYHNRRPLQDTPYRYFPDITGLAQWADYLVVATPGGKDTVRLVDAEVLRALGPDGFVINIARGSVVDSGALIASLQNREIAGAALDVVDGEPKVPAQMLTLDNLVITPHVAGRSPESVENMMTLVLSNLTAHFSDKPVMTPVPE; encoded by the coding sequence ATGACCATCGCGTTACTCAGCCATGTCGATCTTGATGCTGGCTATCCTGACCGGTTCGAAGCGGCCGGTTTTACTCTTTATTTTGCGACGACCCCGGAACAACGTGCCTCGCTGGACCCGCAAATAGCGCAGCAGATCCGCGCGGTACTGACTATCGGCAGTATCGGTTTAAGCGCGGCAGAAATGGATAACCTGCCCAATCTGGAAATCATTTGTGCGCAAGGTGTCGGGTATGAACATATTGATGTAGTTGCAGCGAAACAGCGCGGTATTTATGTCACGCATGGTCCGGGAACCAATAATTCTTCCGTGAGCGATCACACGCTGGCGCTGATGCTGGCGATCACCCGTAAAATCCCGCAATTTGATGCGGCGGTGCGTGGCGGAGAATGGAAAAAAGCGCGCTGGAATACGCCGGGAATGGCGGGTAAGCGTTTAGGAATTATCGGCATGGGCAACATCGGCAGTCTTATTGCACGCCGTGCTGCGGGCGGGTTTGATATGGAAATTGCTTATCATAACCGTCGTCCTCTGCAGGACACGCCATACCGTTATTTCCCGGATATCACCGGACTGGCGCAATGGGCCGATTATCTGGTGGTCGCCACGCCGGGTGGCAAAGACACGGTCAGGCTGGTGGATGCGGAGGTGCTTCGCGCGCTGGGGCCGGACGGATTTGTGATTAACATTGCCCGCGGCAGCGTGGTGGACAGCGGGGCGCTGATCGCCAGTCTCCAGAATCGTGAAATTGCCGGCGCTGCGCTGGACGTGGTTGATGGCGAGCCAAAGGTACCTGCACAAATGCTGACACTGGATAACCTGGTCATCACGCCACACGTGGCAGGCCGTTCGCCAGAATCCGTTGAAAACATGATGACGCTGGTATTATCTAATCTCACGGCGCATTTTAGCGACAAACCGGTCATGACCCCGGTGCCGGAATAG
- a CDS encoding LysR substrate-binding domain-containing protein has product MNDNLNDMALFAAVVQHQGFTAAARVLGVSKSLLSRRIDALETRLGVRLLQRTSRHFSVTSVGECYAIECQKLLQQAQTAQQVIDDLQQNPSGLLRVCTPVMMAEMVVAPLMTEFLRRYPAITLELLAINRSVDLLEENFDVTIHSHSEPLEDSGLYRKPLGTLKYVLVASPAFVAALPAPPSVDQLSYLPTLVRKTPWAGSQWELAHPQEGTRKVSLTPRMISNNLLVLRQAAVDGMGIALLPEMACKKSLNEGKLMPLLPDWQTQPSSISALYASHKGQSPALRVFLDFLSEKLHGAL; this is encoded by the coding sequence ATGAACGATAATCTCAATGATATGGCGCTGTTTGCCGCCGTCGTCCAGCATCAGGGATTCACCGCCGCGGCGCGGGTGCTGGGCGTTTCAAAATCCCTGCTCAGCCGCCGGATTGACGCACTGGAAACCCGTCTCGGGGTCCGGCTGCTGCAACGCACTTCCCGCCATTTTTCCGTGACCAGTGTCGGCGAGTGCTACGCCATCGAATGCCAGAAACTGCTGCAACAGGCGCAAACGGCACAACAGGTGATTGACGATTTACAGCAAAATCCCAGCGGATTGTTGCGGGTTTGCACGCCGGTAATGATGGCGGAAATGGTCGTGGCTCCGCTGATGACCGAGTTTCTGAGACGTTATCCGGCTATCACGCTGGAACTTCTGGCTATTAACCGCAGCGTGGATCTACTCGAGGAAAATTTTGATGTGACGATACATTCGCACAGCGAACCTCTGGAAGATTCCGGGTTGTATCGCAAACCGCTCGGGACGCTGAAATATGTGCTGGTTGCCAGTCCGGCGTTTGTTGCGGCATTACCTGCGCCGCCTTCTGTGGATCAACTGAGTTATCTGCCAACGCTGGTGCGCAAAACACCGTGGGCCGGATCACAGTGGGAACTGGCTCATCCGCAGGAAGGCACGCGAAAGGTGTCGTTAACCCCCCGCATGATCAGCAATAATTTACTGGTTTTACGTCAGGCGGCAGTGGACGGCATGGGCATCGCGCTGTTGCCGGAAATGGCCTGCAAAAAGAGTCTGAACGAAGGCAAATTAATGCCTCTGCTACCTGACTGGCAAACGCAGCCGTCTTCCATTTCTGCGTTGTATGCCAGTCATAAAGGCCAGTCGCCCGCGCTGAGGGTGTTTCTGGATTTCCTCTCAGAAAAACTTCACGGGGCGCTGTAG
- the glgX gene encoding glycogen debranching protein GlgX: MTKARSSKTSKPTATKEEVRTVPSHAQVDIAVDELGVRIIHPYSDGEIVRSFDSGHTTRVREGLPVPLGATWDGLGVNFALFSANATKVELCLFNEDGEQYDVIELPEYTDEVWHGYLPDARPGLLYAYRVHGPYAPHDGHRFNPAKLLLDPYAKQIVGELKWDDALFAYDMQSPKKDLHIDNRDSAEFLPKCRVIDPAFSWARSRKRHIPWEKTLIYETHVRGYTMRHPAVPEHLRGTFSGMSTPHIVEYIRSLGVTSVELMPIHAFTDDRHLQDKGLHNFWGYNTLSFFAPHPQYMATHTVNEFKQMIATLHAANIEVILDVVYNHTAEGNELGPTLSFKGIDNASYYRLMPDNKRYYINDTGTGNTLNLSHPRVLQMVTDSLRYWATEMQVDGFRFDLATILGRESYGFDEGCGFLDTCRQDPILSQCKLIAEPWDCGPGGYQVGGFPPGWMEWNDRFRDTVRKFWRGDEGQLAQFATRLSGSADLFNHRGRKPYASVNFITAHDGFTLNDWVSYASKHNEANGENGKDGSDNNISANYGVEGPSDDPAINELRLRQMRNMLATLLLSQGTPMLLAGDEFARSQNGNNNAYCQDTEIAWINWNIEEKGQALLLFTYRLIALRKRFPILHRGRFLTGAVHEKLGVKDVSWFQPQGPEMTDAAWKDPHAKCIAMLLDGRAQPTGLLRQGSLSTVLLLFNASHKDVVFTLPSVAHGESWRHIFDTFQPDDVNEHNFEFGREYICTSRTVVLFELISTSKH; encoded by the coding sequence ATGACAAAGGCCCGGTCCAGCAAGACAAGTAAACCTACCGCCACAAAGGAAGAAGTTCGCACAGTTCCTTCACATGCTCAGGTTGATATCGCCGTGGATGAACTCGGCGTAAGGATTATCCATCCCTACAGTGACGGCGAAATTGTTCGCAGTTTCGATTCCGGACATACCACCCGCGTACGTGAAGGATTGCCCGTACCGCTGGGTGCGACATGGGACGGACTGGGTGTGAATTTCGCCCTTTTCTCGGCTAATGCCACCAAAGTCGAGCTGTGTCTTTTCAATGAAGACGGCGAACAGTACGACGTGATTGAGCTGCCGGAATATACCGATGAGGTCTGGCATGGTTATCTGCCCGATGCCCGCCCCGGTCTGCTTTATGCCTATCGCGTGCATGGCCCGTATGCGCCCCATGACGGACACCGGTTTAATCCCGCCAAACTGCTGCTCGACCCGTATGCTAAACAGATTGTCGGTGAGCTGAAATGGGACGATGCGCTGTTCGCCTATGATATGCAGAGCCCGAAAAAAGACCTGCACATTGATAACCGCGACAGCGCGGAGTTTCTGCCCAAGTGTCGTGTAATCGACCCGGCGTTCTCCTGGGCACGCTCGCGTAAAAGACACATTCCGTGGGAAAAAACGCTGATCTACGAAACGCATGTTCGCGGTTATACCATGCGCCATCCGGCGGTTCCCGAACATCTGCGCGGAACATTTTCCGGCATGAGTACCCCGCACATTGTGGAATACATCCGCTCGCTGGGCGTAACGTCAGTCGAGCTGATGCCCATTCATGCATTTACTGATGACCGGCATTTGCAGGACAAAGGGCTGCATAATTTCTGGGGTTACAACACGCTGAGTTTCTTTGCGCCTCATCCGCAATATATGGCGACGCACACCGTGAACGAATTCAAGCAGATGATTGCCACCCTGCACGCCGCCAATATCGAGGTGATACTGGATGTGGTGTATAACCACACGGCGGAAGGTAACGAACTCGGACCGACACTCTCATTTAAAGGCATTGATAACGCCAGCTATTACCGCCTGATGCCGGACAATAAACGTTATTACATTAACGATACCGGCACCGGAAACACCCTCAATCTCAGCCATCCACGTGTGCTGCAAATGGTTACCGATTCATTGCGTTACTGGGCGACAGAAATGCAGGTCGATGGTTTCCGCTTTGACCTGGCAACCATTCTCGGGCGTGAAAGTTACGGTTTCGACGAAGGTTGCGGTTTTCTCGATACCTGCCGTCAGGATCCGATCCTAAGCCAGTGCAAACTGATTGCTGAGCCCTGGGATTGCGGTCCCGGCGGTTATCAGGTGGGCGGCTTCCCGCCGGGCTGGATGGAATGGAACGACCGTTTCCGCGATACGGTGCGCAAATTCTGGCGAGGTGATGAAGGCCAGCTGGCGCAGTTCGCCACCCGACTTTCCGGCTCAGCAGATTTGTTCAATCACCGTGGCCGCAAGCCCTACGCCTCTGTGAATTTTATTACCGCGCACGACGGTTTTACGCTCAATGACTGGGTTTCGTATGCCAGCAAACACAACGAAGCCAACGGCGAGAATGGTAAGGACGGCAGCGATAACAACATCTCGGCCAACTACGGTGTGGAAGGCCCGAGTGATGATCCGGCGATCAATGAACTTCGGTTGCGGCAGATGCGCAATATGCTGGCGACGCTGCTGCTTTCACAGGGTACGCCTATGCTGCTGGCCGGTGATGAGTTTGCGCGGTCGCAGAATGGCAATAACAATGCCTATTGTCAGGACACTGAGATTGCGTGGATTAACTGGAATATCGAAGAAAAAGGTCAGGCGTTACTGCTGTTCACTTACCGGCTGATTGCGTTGCGTAAGCGCTTCCCTATTTTACATCGCGGGCGCTTTCTCACCGGTGCGGTTCACGAGAAGCTGGGCGTGAAAGATGTCAGCTGGTTCCAGCCACAGGGGCCGGAAATGACCGATGCAGCCTGGAAAGATCCGCATGCCAAATGCATTGCGATGCTGCTTGATGGTCGCGCGCAACCGACCGGTTTACTGCGTCAGGGTTCGTTAAGTACGGTCCTGCTGTTGTTTAACGCCTCACACAAAGACGTGGTGTTCACACTGCCTTCCGTTGCACACGGCGAAAGCTGGCGGCATATTTTCGACACCTTCCAGCCGGATGACGTTAACGAACATAATTTCGAATTCGGCCGCGAGTATATCTGCACATCCCGCACCGTGGTGCTTTTCGAGCTGATAAGTACCTCGAAACACTAA
- a CDS encoding exoribonuclease II, with protein sequence MFQDNPLLAQLKQQLHSQTPRVEGIVKGTEKGFGFLEVDGQKSYFIPPPYMKKVMHGDRVIASLQTEKEREIVQPETLVEPFLSRFVGRVTKKDDRLSIIPDHPLLRDSIQCRVARNINHEVSDGDWCVAEMRRHPLKEGDHSFQAEITEWITTGTDDLAPWWVTLARHNLEREAPKSDIAELRDEGLTREDLTALPFVTIDSGSTQDMDDALYVKDNGDGTLQMTIAIADPTAYVSEGSDLDNIAKKRAFTNYLPGFNIPMLPRELSDDICSLWPDVSRPVLACSVTLGTDGALGSDIRFFAATIESKAKLAYDDVSDWLEADEKSEWQPASDVIASQIRLLKRVCDVRSAWRTEHALVFKDRPDYRFVLGEKGNVLEIVAEHRRIANRIVEESMIAANVCAAIALRDSLGFGVYNVHTGFDPLLVENAVTVLQANDVEANAEELLTLPGFCALRRKLDALPTQFLDSRIRRFQTFAEISTTPGPHYGLGLEAYATWTSPIRKYGDMVNHRLLKAMILQQSAEKPQDEMTVQLAERRRANRMAERDVGDWLYARYLEDKVGTDIKFSAEIIDVTRGGLRVRLQDIGAVAFIPAPFLHSVRDELVCSADTGTVLIKGEVAYRQSDIIDVNIAEVRMENRNVIAKPAA encoded by the coding sequence ATGTTTCAAGATAACCCGCTGCTCGCGCAGCTAAAACAGCAACTTCACTCTCAGACTCCACGTGTCGAAGGCATTGTGAAAGGCACTGAGAAAGGCTTTGGCTTTCTTGAAGTAGACGGTCAAAAAAGCTATTTCATTCCGCCTCCGTACATGAAAAAAGTCATGCACGGGGATCGCGTCATTGCCTCCCTGCAAACTGAGAAAGAGCGTGAAATCGTCCAGCCCGAAACGCTGGTTGAGCCGTTCCTCAGCCGCTTTGTAGGCCGCGTGACCAAGAAAGACGACCGTCTTTCCATTATCCCGGACCATCCTTTATTACGTGATTCCATTCAGTGTCGTGTTGCCCGCAATATCAATCATGAAGTGAGCGACGGCGACTGGTGTGTGGCTGAAATGCGCCGCCATCCGCTGAAAGAAGGCGATCACAGCTTCCAGGCTGAAATCACCGAATGGATCACCACCGGCACCGACGATCTCGCCCCGTGGTGGGTAACGCTGGCACGTCATAATCTCGAACGTGAAGCGCCAAAATCTGACATCGCTGAACTGCGCGATGAAGGCCTGACCCGCGAAGATCTGACTGCCCTGCCATTCGTCACCATCGACAGCGGCAGCACGCAGGACATGGATGACGCGCTGTATGTGAAAGACAACGGCGACGGCACCCTGCAAATGACTATCGCGATTGCTGACCCGACGGCTTACGTCAGTGAAGGCAGCGATCTCGACAATATTGCCAAAAAACGCGCATTCACTAACTATCTGCCGGGCTTCAACATCCCGATGCTGCCGCGTGAATTGTCTGATGATATCTGTTCCCTGTGGCCGGACGTCAGCCGTCCGGTTCTGGCGTGCTCTGTGACGCTGGGCACCGATGGCGCACTGGGCAGTGATATTCGCTTCTTCGCCGCGACCATCGAATCCAAAGCCAAACTGGCTTACGACGATGTGTCTGACTGGCTTGAAGCGGATGAGAAAAGCGAATGGCAACCGGCCAGCGATGTCATTGCTTCTCAGATCCGTCTGCTGAAACGCGTCTGTGACGTGCGCAGCGCATGGCGCACCGAGCACGCGCTGGTATTCAAAGATCGTCCTGATTACCGCTTCGTGTTAGGTGAGAAAGGCAACGTGCTGGAAATCGTCGCTGAACATCGTCGTATCGCTAACCGCATCGTGGAAGAATCGATGATTGCCGCCAACGTCTGTGCGGCTATCGCCCTGCGTGACAGCCTCGGTTTCGGCGTTTACAACGTGCATACCGGTTTTGATCCGCTGCTGGTAGAAAACGCAGTGACCGTGTTGCAGGCCAACGACGTGGAAGCTAATGCTGAAGAACTGCTGACACTGCCAGGTTTCTGCGCATTGCGCCGTAAACTGGATGCGCTGCCAACGCAGTTCCTCGACAGCCGTATCCGTCGTTTCCAGACTTTTGCAGAAATCAGCACCACCCCTGGGCCGCATTACGGTCTGGGTCTGGAAGCTTACGCCACCTGGACATCGCCAATCCGTAAATACGGCGACATGGTGAACCACCGTCTGCTTAAAGCGATGATCCTGCAACAGTCTGCTGAGAAACCTCAGGACGAGATGACTGTTCAGCTGGCAGAACGCCGCCGTGCCAACCGCATGGCCGAGCGCGATGTTGGTGACTGGCTGTATGCGCGTTATCTGGAAGATAAAGTCGGCACTGACATTAAATTCAGCGCTGAAATCATCGATGTCACCCGTGGCGGTCTGCGAGTGCGTCTGCAAGATATCGGCGCCGTGGCGTTCATCCCTGCTCCGTTCCTGCACAGTGTGCGCGACGAACTGGTATGCAGCGCTGATACCGGCACCGTGCTGATCAAAGGCGAAGTGGCCTACCGTCAGAGCGACATCATTGATGTGAACATTGCGGAAGTTCGCATGGAAAATCGCAATGTGATTGCCAAACCGGCAGCCTAG
- a CDS encoding FMN-dependent NADH-azoreductase has translation MKILHIDSSPFINESVSRELSAMIVTELCSRHPDASVTYRDLGIAPPPHLSAGAMSLLHNAQDVTITPELQAELDGIYQSIEELIACDVLVIGAPMYNHSIPSNLKAWLDQVCQKGKTFRYTPQGVVGLIPGKTAFVASSRGGVYSTPETLPHDFQEPYLASILELMGVADCHIIRAEGLSRQAIGREKGLAEGRETLLQILGN, from the coding sequence ATGAAAATATTACATATCGATTCAAGCCCGTTTATTAACGAGTCCGTTTCCCGTGAACTCTCGGCGATGATTGTCACGGAACTTTGTTCACGCCATCCGGACGCCAGCGTAACCTATCGCGATCTCGGTATTGCGCCACCGCCGCACCTTTCAGCCGGTGCCATGAGCCTGCTACACAACGCGCAGGATGTGACGATCACGCCAGAGTTGCAGGCCGAACTCGACGGGATTTATCAGTCAATCGAAGAACTTATCGCCTGCGACGTACTGGTGATTGGCGCTCCGATGTATAACCACTCCATTCCGAGCAACCTGAAAGCGTGGCTGGATCAGGTCTGTCAGAAAGGCAAAACGTTCCGTTATACCCCGCAGGGTGTGGTCGGGCTGATCCCAGGCAAAACGGCTTTTGTTGCCTCAAGTCGCGGTGGCGTTTACAGCACACCGGAAACACTTCCGCATGATTTTCAGGAGCCGTATCTGGCGTCGATTCTGGAACTGATGGGCGTAGCGGATTGCCATATTATTCGTGCTGAAGGTTTGAGCCGTCAGGCAATTGGACGTGAGAAAGGGCTGGCAGAGGGAAGGGAAACGCTGCTTCAGATCCTCGGTAACTGA